A genome region from Brassica oleracea var. oleracea cultivar TO1000 unplaced genomic scaffold, BOL UnpScaffold02758, whole genome shotgun sequence includes the following:
- the LOC106321733 gene encoding uncharacterized mitochondrial protein AtMg00860-like: protein MKLNPAKCAFGVPSGEFIGYIVTQRGIEANPKQISAILDLPSPKNSREVQRLTGRIAALNRVISRSTDKRLPFYELLRGNKRFVWDEKCEEAFNQLKYYLTTPR, encoded by the coding sequence atgaagctcaacccggccaAGTGTGCCTTCGGTGTCCCTTCGGGAGAATTCATCGGCTATATTGTCACTCAACGAGGAATCGAGGCTAACCCCAAGCAGATCTCGGCGATCCTCGATCTTCCAAGCCCGAAGAACAGCCGCGAAGTACAGCGACTAACCGGAAGGATAGCAGCTCTCAACAGGGTCATCTCGCGATCAACCGATAAGCGTCTCCCCTTCTACGAGCTACTAAGGGGCAACAAGAGGTTCGTCTGGGACGAGAAATGCGAAGAGGCGTTCAATCAGCTAAAGTATTACCTCACAACCCCCC